The Desulfatiglans sp. genomic sequence AGGAGGAAAAAATGAAAATCTCTAAGTTTATTTTAACGTCTTTACTTGTTTGTGTTATGTTTCAGTTTTCTGTATATACGGAAAGCGCTGAAAAAGCGGCTCCACTTGATGATGCCCTTGGCGATGCACAGGTTGCCCTGGTTGCAAAAGATTATGAAAAGGCCGTTGCGCTTCTCACACCCCTTGTTGAAGAGAATAATGTCAGGGCTAAAGCTCTTCTTGCCCCTTTGATTTTCAGGGGGAATGGCATTGATAAGGACACAAATAAAGGCATAGCGATGATAATGGATGCCGCAAAACAGGGCGATGAGGATGCCAAGAAGATTGCTATAGACCTTAACCATGAACTGGCCTCGGATGGTGATGAAAAGGCAATGTATAATATGGGATATAT encodes the following:
- a CDS encoding sel1 repeat family protein; translated protein: MKISKFILTSLLVCVMFQFSVYTESAEKAAPLDDALGDAQVALVAKDYEKAVALLTPLVEENNVRAKALLAPLIFRGNGIDKDTNKGIAMIMDAAKQGDEDAKKIAIDLNHELASDGDEKAMYNMGYMCLNWGGDTETAQCLRWLEKAAEMGHTNSAKFLAHIYKNGKYGITADQTKADEWDQISQQLQQPK